In Miscanthus floridulus cultivar M001 chromosome 8, ASM1932011v1, whole genome shotgun sequence, the sequence AGAAATTTGGATAGGCCCTGTGGTGTGAATACTGAATACCCTTTCGGCACATCTTTTTCCTTTAGAAAAGAATGGATATTGATGGCAGTTTTGCCATTTCCACACAGCCATTTTCTGTTCCAAATCCATGAATtttcctcttctccaaccccaaAAAGACCACATGCCCTGATCGATCGCCTCTAAAACCAACCGGGTAACCAGCCAATTCGTAGTCCACGAGGCAACCGATCCCCCAAGATGTACAACGACATGTTGCAGCCTACACATACACAGCCAGAAACCAACTAGCCCACCTACACGTACAAACCAAGACACGCACGGCGCGCACATGAAGAAACTACTACCCCCATCAGCGACCAGTGCGCCGGCCGGCGCCCGCCGTCATTGCGCCTGCTGGGCGTACGCGACGGCGCGCTCCAGGTGGTGCAGCGACTTGTTGTAGGAGACGAAGCCCATGAACCAGAACTCGAAGCCGTCGTTGGTGGCGAGGTGCACGTACTTCTGCTCCGGCCGGTGCTTGTTCTCGCTGGGCCGCACGCACTTCACCTTCCACAGCGGGATGGTCACCTTGTACGGCGCGCGCCCGGCCCTGTCCCCGCGCGGGGTGGACACCACCAGCGACCGGTCGCTGCGGAACGCCACCCGCGCCGTGGAGACGAACAGCATCCCGGCGATGGGCCCCGCCGTCGTCGACAGGTAGCACTGCGACGCCCGCAGCAGCTTCTCGTTCTTGTCCACGGAGAACCACTGCCGGAACATCTTCTCCACGCCGCCGGCCTGGAGGATCTTGGTGGCCAGCGAGAGCTTCCCCTTCACCGTCTCCGAGAGCTTTGTCCCCATGGTCACTGCATCAGAGCAAGCAACGACTTCAGTCTACTTCCGTGGCCAAGAAGAAAGCATCGACTTTATTCTTCCTTCCACACAGCCTTGATTAGAATTGTTCCAGTCCAGCATGGAAAAGTAAGTACCGTGCTCTTTGATTCCATGAATCTTGTCTCCCTTCCTGCTGGCAGCGTGTTGATTGCTCGTCGGCCGATCGGTGGTCGGTGTCGTTGAGCTGGTAGCATCTGAATGAAAAGGTGAAAAATAGCTTGATCAGCAACACGCTTCGATTTTCTTGGTTTCTTCCCCACCAACCACCATGCAGTAGTGAACTTGACTCTAGCAGACAAATCAAGAACAGGGGTGAGGCTCTCACCATGGCTATGGCTGCTGTACTGGAAGGAGCTCGGGAATTCTCCACGGTCGGGCGTCTGTGTCTCCTCCGCCGGGAAGTCGGGCTCCTCGATGCCATAAGCCCTGGTGCTCACCGGGATCCCAACCACATGGCCCTcagtcgccgccgtcgtcgccgacccCTCCATCGCCGAGTCGTCTTTACACCGCGCGCGAACACGAAGACGAAGACCAAGAATTGGCAGAGGAAGCTAGCTGCCCCTGATTTGCTCGGTTCTTGCCTGCCTCTCTCTCGGTCGGTACCTAACGTGCGGTGCGGTGGTTGCGGGTTGCTCAGGCCCCAAATGAGAAGGGGGAGAGCTTCTTTTATAGCGTTTGTGGCTATCTTCCCCAGAAAGATCCAAACAGCCTCGGTGGCCACCTCCGGTTCAGCACTTTGGAATTGGGAATAGATGCAACAGTCCTCATCTCTTCATCATGATAAAAAGCCCGGCCGCGCTACAGAAAAAGCTCGGTGCGTCGTGGCTACCTAATTTGCGAGACCACTGACGAGGGGGGCTCCTAGCTTTTTTTGCTGCTAGTAGTATTTTTGTATTCATGGCGCTTTTCTGAAAGTCATGTATTTGTCGAGCTCGTTTAGAGTAAGAGCATATGGAATTTATGCCCTTCGATGCATCCGCACGCATTTGAAATTAGTTCCGGCGGTAACAAAGTTCTGATAAATTATTATTTCCTGCATAAAAGTTCCAATTTTAAAACAAGAGAACAGCAGGAGCCGGCCCGGCCTCAGCGTGGCCGCGTCATCGAAACGAATGCCGGCGGTTGGATTTGGACCCAGCGGTGGCGCAATGGGCCTGGCCACCAGCGCTACAGGAGTCTCTGCGGTGCCGGTCAGAGGGCCTGCGCACATTTGCCGTTGTCGCTCGGAGATTGACCAGCCCAGCTCGTTGTCAATCAGGGATTGGTTGACGGCTCTGGTCCCAGCAGCAGTGGCCGCCTGAAAAATCTGCCTTTTGCCGGGCCTGCTGGGCACGTGCGTGGGGTGCGGTGGTGTGCGATGCGGACCAGCCTCACGCCACTGCCAGCGCAGTCCCACAGGTAGCAGGCAGCGGAGGGCCTGCTGCTCAGCGTCACTTGCCGCCTGGGGGCTGCTCCTCCGCCGCGATGCAAACCACAGGTAGCAATACTGTTCACCAGAGCCGTTTTTCTTTTTCCTCCTCCCCTCTCTCACTGACACGTGGCACCGTTtaccggagccggagaagctcgattTCCTGGCTCCCGCGGCTCTGGCTACAGTGTCACTACAGTGTAGGACCCGAAGCCGCAGGAGCCAGGCCAAACAGGCCCGCGCGCCCCTCAGTTCCATCTCCCCAGTCCACTGTCGTCCTGTCGACTGCGACAGGTGAGCCGCCTGACCTCTCCCAGTCCTCGCTTTCCCATTCGTTTCCCCGCTCGGGCAGTGCGGGCGGACGGCGCAGCGGCCCGGCGAGGTAGACTGCCATATCTCCTCTCCTATCTCTCTCGCCCTCAACACTTTTTTACACTGGTGAAGCTAAGATCTCTCAGCACAAACAGCGGTGGCGGCAGAAGAGGAAGGTCGCCTACGTAGAACCCGACGGCGGCGGCTCGCCGGCTCTGGGTCATCGCCGTCTCCACTGCCTGCCaggaggagccgccgccgccgcctgccagGAGGGGCCCCTCAGGCTCGGCGGTAGGCATAGCGGGAGCGGAGGCAGCGCTCCGGCTAAGGACGCGGCGGATGCGCGTCGACCCACCCCCTCCCAGAAGCAGTGCCTACTAGTTCCAGTGTGCGGGGCCACGACGATGACGGCAATGGTGCTGTGAAGCACCAagacggaggaggaggcggcTCCGGCGAGCTCAGCCATCTTCCGATCTTGACAGGTACCCTCGTTTCCGCCTCCGGTTGGTATGATCTgtccaaaggttttttttttgcttctcaATTTTTTTGGGTTATTTTGATCTGGGCCATTACAATTCTCTCAGTTTCGAGAAACGCCAGTTATAATTCACCTATTCGGAGATCTGCCATTACAATTTCATCTCTCCCACATCCATGCCATTTTATACGACTGTCCGCGTACGAGGCCCACTGTCAGACACGTATGCCTACTGGGAAGGCATACGGACGTCAAGTCCCCGTCTCCTCCGTTAGATAGAAGCGCGCCCACGGTGGGAGAGTACGCGCCCACGACGACCAGTGCGTGAGCGGAGCGGCGGCGTGGCCTACACGGCAAGGGGAGCAGCCGCGCTCGCCCGCGGTGGCCTGCACGCGAGAGCGACGGGGCTCTCCTGGTCGTTGGCCCTGCATGCTGCAGGTTGTCGCCGGGCGTGCAGTCGTGGTGGAGGTAGCATAGCCCGCGCGCGATCCAGGCGCACGTGCAAACAGCTGCTTCGCGAGCGCGTGGGCAAGCagccaacaccaccaccaccgcggCACGCGCGAGCACCTACAGTCCTAGCACGCCGATGCGGAGAATGAAGGAGAGGGCGCTGATGTCCATGGGCCTCCAACCCCGTCCCGTGCTGCCCATGGAGGAGACGAGGAGCACAAAAGAGCAGGCTGCGGCACCTGCTCCAACGCACCAAGAGGCTGCTGGAGGAGTTCGCCACCGCCGTTGTCCGTGGAGGGCACGTCCAGGCCTGTGGAGCTCCCTATTCGTGCCTGTGGACACGGAGTCCCCATCCCCGTCTCCTCCGTCGAGGACGCGGAGCTCCCCGGTGATGTCCTCGTGTTGATGGACATGATGAGGAAGTCGACGATGGTGGCCGCGGTGGGGAACTCGCGCCGGTTGTTGAGCATGTGCGCGATGGCGGCCGTCGTGGGGTTGCCCAGCGCGCCGCCGCTGACGACGGCCCGACACCACCTCAACGGATCCGCCACTGACGCCACCTCCACTCCAGCgctgaagaagagaggaggcCACACGCCCTTAGTCCGAGCAACGATGCCATCCAGTCCTTCAGGGGGGCAGAGGAGCTCCAAGAGGTTGGTTGGGTGCACGAACACGAGCTCACCTCTGCACATTTCTTTGTTCTTGTTACCTTTTCACAATGCTCACGATCAGGGAAATTATTCTGTTGTTGGTTGCGTGGCGGCAATGATTTCGAAATTCTTCATGTAGTCATCGCCTTCTGAGAATCTAAGAATTTCTTTGTGGTTTTTCCGTGTTTATTTTGTCCGAGCATTCCAACGAGGCAGAAACTCCAACCTTCAGTAGAATGTGAAACTAAGAAGGAAATTCATCAGCCCAGGAGCGAGACACAGAGCTCCCTGAAGAAAGAGGTAGGGACCTAAACTCTGCTGCTAGCTGTTCTTCACGGATCCAATATTTTGTTCTACGCTAGCGCTCAGTGGCCTGCTTGAAAGAAAAGCTCCGGTCCAACACAAAAGTGTGCCTGAATATCGCAATGTTGAACTGAACTTGAAGTTGTTCTTGCtctgattttttttccttttttgaaaGATAGTGTCTTGCTCTGTTTCTTGGACTGACATGATGCACACATGCCGAAAGTCGTCCTGTGGATGcacgagaagaagaagggtgcccGCGTCGCTAGGTCGTAGGAGGGGACCAGCACGGGGCGCCGTGTCGCGGAGGAGGAACGCCAGCGCCGTCAGCGCTGCACATGCGCCGCCCGCGCGCGAATAGCAAGGCGGCCAGAACGGCCCCCGCGTGGACCCTGCAGCCGCATCGAAGAAGTCGACGAGCCGCTCCACGGGGCTACCGGCGCGTAGCTGCAGCACGGCCTCCATGCGCACCAGCGCGGTGCTGGCCAGGAGCCCGTCGGCCGCGCGCACTGCCATCTATGGAGATGACGCACTCCTCTCCCATGCTGGTGGCTGCCCATGGGGGCCAGAGGCCGAACGACGGTGCTCGCCGGCGGCAGCCTGCGCACGAGCGAAGCAGCTCTCGTCCGCGGTGGGCACCACGTGAGGtggagctcgtcgacggtggtGACACAGAGCGACGACGGCTCCTTCTCATGGAGAAGCCAGGGACTTAACGTCCATACACGTTTATGTACATATACTAGTCTGACAATGGCCCATGTGCGTAGAAAATGGCATGGACAACGGAGAGATGGAATTGCAATGGTAGTTCTCGAAATACACGAATTGTAATGGCGTATCTCTAAACTTCAAAACTTGTAATGGCGCAGATCCAAAAGGCCATTTTTCTCTTGCTGTCTTATCCTGTTGACCTCGATGATGTTGTGGTTCCTGTCCCGACGCtgctccacctccatctccacccCCATCTCGCCACCCCTGAAAACCTGCTCCCCTTCCATGCTTTTAACAGTGCCTCAGCCAGTGCAACGATGTTTCCTCCATCATGATTTGCCATAGGATTCCCCTGGTTTCGTGGTCAGGGGTTTGGGCATGTTGCAAGTCGAGGTTCGACACTTCCGTTGGGATTAGTGATGGATTGTCGCTTGTTTGGTTGATTTGGTGTTCACATTTTTTAGGAACTTTCTTTTGTACCAGCACAGATGCACGGATGCTTCTTGCTTCATCCAGCTTGGATTCCTCTGAAATTACAGATTGCGGTTTATGCATCTAGGTAATTCGTTTTGTAATTTGTGTGTCCGGACAGAAAAGCTGTTTGATTTTACATTGTGTCGATCTGTAGCATAGAAAAAACAAGAACCCTAACCAGGTTTGTATGTAACTATTCAGGTCTAGAGTTCAGTGATGCACACACTTGAGAAATAAGATGGTTTGCATCTCCAAAAACAAGAACCCTTAGGAAGTCTGCATGAAATGGAATGTTGTTCTCCCCTGTTTTAGAGTTGTGATAGCAAGTGTTTTTTCCAAGGCTAAGAGGGGAAATTATATTGATTGCCTCTTCAGTTAGCTGAGCAGATAGAGCAGTGTTCTTTCTCCCTCTAATCTCTGTTCTATACTTCCAATTATATTTGGCTCACTAGAATGGATTCTTATATATTAACATAGTACTGCCTActatataaaaaaatcttttatgtCCAGAttaatatatatgtacatatagaATAATATGTTAATTCGTATCTGAACTCCCCTGCTTTATCTACCTAGAAAATTAGTTGCGTTGCATCTCAGAATTGCCATTCAGTACTGTTACACCTATGTACATCGTTGTAGTGAATTTTAAGAATACTTTTGACGTGATCACTTCTACTTCCATCTGTTTACTAAATTGGGCGAGCCTTGCTAATTCCTAATGAGATGAGATTGAGATACATGTGTTAGTTTTGCTTTTGTAGTTCCTGGTAAGATACATGTCTCCTAATAATTATGTGGAAAAAGGTACATGCATCTATGCTTGTATGGCAGCAAACTAAAACAGTGTTGCTCAATAGTATTCTGACTTACCTTATTCTAGAGTAGACAATTAACTATGGACTTACAGAATATAGTAATGTTAATGCATCGCCTCATGCCTTTCTAGATTTATAATTAGTACTGTGATTCAGTGCTTGTACTCAGTGATTCAGGATTTCAAATGGCAGCAGATGCAGTGCCTGAAATTACAACTCGACAAGGTTCTACAGATGCAGAAGCAGTGTCAAATTAGTTGTCGGATGCACCCATGGTACCCAGCTAATATGCTTCCAGCATACTACTATCTTGGTAAGTTCCATTCCCCAGTTCCTATTGCTTTTTTTTTGTGAATTGCAGAGTCGAGTCTAATTATTGCTTGTGTTCGTCTCTCCTAGGCCTGCAATGTGACAGTTTCCTGTTACAGTTAAGTTTGTGTGGTTGGATATTTTAAGGATCTTATTAAATGTGTCCACCCTATTTTGGTATATTGCAATGAGAACCGCAAGAAATAGTAGAACTAGCAGAAATATTGGCATTTCTAGCCTGAGATTTCTTCTCCTACTCTCTCAGGTGAGTAATCTCTTTTATTCTCCATCAGCTATATCTATATTATTTCTTCTTCATGATGTGTACATAGTATAGTTAACATTTGTGTAATGTTTTCTTACCAGTGAACTATTATTCAGAAAACTCAAATTGATTGTTTCATCTATCTGTACAAGATGCTGCCAATACATGTAAAGGACATATTTTGTAGCTACACTGCAGTCTTTCTATTATTGCATTGAAATTAATTTGTTGATCTATCACTTATTTTTGTTCTTTGGAAGCTAAAACAAATTCAGGTTGTCTTTTGAAAACCAAGATGATAGTGGAGGGTTTTCCAGTGCTGAAGAAAAAAAATCCTAAATATCCAGTTATTACATTGGTAAGTTTGGCTTGTGCATCTTGGTTAGTATACTTAATTGGCTCAAGAATAGACTGTGAAAGGCGCTTTGTGCTTTGTGCATTGATAAGAATAGACTGTAATAAGGCTTCACAATAGAATATGAAGATTACTAAAAAGCCTCTCATTCTAGATGAAAAAAAACAATTACTTGCTGTTCTTTGTAGTCTGGGGCTAAAGCAAAATCAGGTCCACCTTTTGAAAAAAAGGATGTTGGTGGAGGGTTTCCCAGTAGCAAAGTGAAAATCCTGAAATCCTGAAATAAAAGTTGTGTGCTTCTATGCATTAATTGCATTTTGATGTTGCTTCTGCTTTTACTTAATTAGCTCAAGTTGTCCATATAGAATTGTAGAGTAATTGAAAAGCTGCTACCAGGTATGCAtcctttgtatatgatctttcaGCTTTTGCTCTAATCCATTTTTTATTTTGCTTTCTGTACATCAGGTTTCTAGCTCAAAGTTAACATTTCCTAAATTATGAAGCATTTGGAATGCCATCAGAGAGTAAATGTTTTGAAAAGGCAGGTTTTAGTTATGCTAAAAAAGTGTTTTGAAGCAACTTTGAATAGTTGGATAAAAATGCTAAATTTACGTTGTTAAATTCATGCTAGCTGTGTCATGTTACACCTCTAGACTACCATTTTACAAATGTTAAATTCATGCTAGCTGTGATGGTTTTTGGACAATAATCCTGTCTGTATAAATGAATAGATGAGATGGTGagctcacctatgttacttataccAAAATTTATCAGGTTTGAGTGAACTGTGATATTAATCCAATGGTTCTCTGATGATCCAAGCAAGTTTCGTGATCCCAATCTCCGATTCAGGTGTGGAGCTAGGCAGCTTGGTGAGCAACTAGATGAGGTAGTGTCGTAGTCTGTAGGTCAGGGAAGTGGCCAGGCAATGGCTGTCCAGTTAAAGTTTACATGGGTGTTGCAGCCTGAGGCACAGCCGCACAGAGAACCCTGACTTGAAGCTTCCTCAATTCCAGACAGAAGCGTCCTCTATGTGATGAAAAATCTGTACTTGCTAGGATATGGACTTGCCAAACAATCATTGTAATATCCATATTTATCCATGCAATAGATGAGCTTGATAGCATATGAACTTCTCTGAACCAATTGACATATAAACTTCATCAACGATGTTGTGGTGGCTAATGGTTTGCCCCCGATGCTTTTATTGTTTGTGCTGGAAAATGGTCCTACTCTTATTGCCAGTTTCTCTATAAACCTGGTCACAACATTTGATGCATATCGTTTACATTCTCATGCTTTgtagaaaaccaaaacgaatgaAGTGAAGCGGCTCTACGCGCGCATGGGCGCGCGCAAATCACTAGTTCTTATGGGTCATGGTATGTATTTTAGTTTATGCAATTGATACAAAAAATTCCTATTTATTTTGCTAAGACGTTCAGTTATTCAGCTTTATCAATTAAATTCTATAAGCTTGAATAATCAAGCATAGCTTTATTAGATGGTTAACAGAGGTGATCATACCCCACATATACCTAACCCATGAGGGAAGGAACCACGTGTTTGGTGTCATGTGTCTGAATAGTAGGTAATGTACAGTACACATTAACAATAAGGCGTCCATGGTGATTTCACTTTGTTAATTACAAAATCTTCATGCCTAGCCCCTATAGACATTTCTATGTCTACATCGACCACTGAGCATATGGATACAAATGTGCAACTCTCATTTGAGCCCAAGGATGGTTAATGAAACTAATAAGGAATTTtcccattttttaaaaaaatacattaGCTTGCTGATATTATTTGGCTCTGCACGGAAAAATACCtaccttttttttccttttttgttgcTAGTATGATTTTTTATTGTGAGCTTCCTTTTCACTCCTGCTTCGAGATATTTGTGCAGACATCTTGTGCCTTATATAGTAAAATAAAGGAGAAAACTATTGTACCCAAtcacatttttatttttttttgaaaaaaaataaaagcaagAGCTTTGCTGTTAAACTTACTagtcaaagaaagaaaagaagaaatgacAGTAAAACAACAATAAAGGAGGACATGTGATGGGGAAGAATAAGCAACTCAAACCAACTCCACTAAGCCATAGCTACACATGTAATAGCGACCAAAAGCCTCGACCCCCACACACCCAAAAAATTAAAGGGGGAGAGAATTTAGTAAAGACGGTCCACATGGAACGTTCATGGACACCCACGGTGGATTCACGACACGTGTCCATACATATGCAACAACGCATGGGACTATTGCTTAAATTTAGGAGGAGTAATTGAAAAGGAACTATAATTGTCTCGTGCGTTAGATGCATGCGAAAAGACAAGTGTCGTGAATCCATGGTGGTTGCCCATAAATGTTCCATGGGACAGCCTCCGCtgatttttttttcctaaaaagggATTGCAGagaaccaacaaaaaagaaacagaataaaaaagaaccaatcaaaaagaaaaaaaaagtatatGTAGAGGTCCTTTTACAACTTTTGGAATACAAGAAAATCATCTCTGAGACACTCTACACTTGACAAATAGCATAACCAATGTCTTGCTTGAATTGACTGTCCATATTTAACAAAAGCTAACATTATATCAACATTTTTCTAAGCAAAAGGGAGCACAGTAATAATATACACTTATAAAAAAGAACTAGGTAGGTTTTTTGCACGGACAGACTTGGTGCTCAGCAACATGCTCTAGAGAGGGAGTATAACAGGAAATAGGCGACGTGTTTGCAATTGCATCCCAGCAATCTGAAGCTACATGCAAATGTGTTCCCGCATTAATCTATACTTGCcctattcgtttcgctgaaatttggtttatgctgCTGCTTATGCTGATtcgtcgtgagagaaaaatactgttcgttcacTGAGAAATACTGATGAAGTAGTGCTAGCACATAGTCAATCAACGCGAGAGCGCTTACAGCAACATAAACACGCCTGCACAAAGTCAATCAACAATTGACAAAATCTGCAGCAATCATCGGAGAATTCCAGGACCCCCCGTTGAAGCAACCCTTCAATAAAACCGGTCGCTGGACTGGCCCCTGCTAGATCCGCACCGAATCCAAATCTGGGCTCCCCGGTGATTGTCGCTGTAAAGAAAGCACGGCATGGTGACACCTCCTCCTCGACGAGGCGGTGGAGCCTCCACAGCACGACGGGCCCGTCCCGGGGCACTTGCTATGGCCTATTGGGGCCGGTGGGGCGCAGAGGCACCGTCACAAGTTCGGCCGCCGTGCCTCCGCCGCTTTATCGCCGGCCACGGAGGACCCGGCCACTCGTCCGCGTCGCGCCGAGTCAGACGCCCGTGGCATGCATGCCATGGTTTGCTTGCTGCTCAAGTGCTGAGGGCAGGGCATGCATTTGGTCGCTCGGTTGTGCGGTTGCAAGCTGTTTTTCCTTTCGCTATTAgtgcaattttttttcttttttcttttccttttgctcttgtttttttttctttatgaTCAAGTGGCATTTCTTTTTCCCCCCCTCTGTCGTGTAAAGTTCGATGTTAGACCATGTAGTTACGTGGAGAGAGGGATCCTTTTCAAGTTTGAGCATTTCCTTTCCACAATATGTTAGTCCGCGAGCTGAAGATTTGTTTGTTTGGAGTTGAGAACATTCGAGTAACCGTATCTAAGGCCTGTTTAGCACAGCTCACAACAGCTTCATGAGATAAagcggttgtgagctgctttttttttttcaaaaacttatTTCTAAAACAGTTTCATGAGTAAAGCTATTTTTCTCCTTCTCTCACTGAGATATGAGTTGGATTAAAGCTGAAAATAGTAGCCTATCCAGCTTCACCCCACACATGTGGGGCCCATCCTGAAAAAAAGATAAGTGTTGCCccactggagagagagagagcgcgcgcgcgcgcgcagatgccgatgctgttgaagaAGCGCGTGCGCCGGGGGCACGGTCGCCGGAGCGTCGCCTGCCCGGGCGCCGTCACCGGGGGTGCCGCCACTAGGAGCCACGCGCGGAGGTTGCCCGGTCGCGAGGGTGCTCGGCCGCTGGAGCTCGGGGCACATCCACCAGGGCCGTCAGTGCTTGCCTCGCGAGTGGCCGCTGGGCCACAGGGTGCAGCCGCGAGGGCCGCCGGGACGCACCTTCGCGCCGCCGTGAGGGCCGCCGTCAAGGTCGCGCCAGGGTGTCACGACTCACGGGTCGTCGGGGAGCGGGCGCCGGTGCGGGGCCGGAAGCGGAGCCTAGCGTGCCCACCGGCGCGGCGCCGGGCACGGCCGTGGCGGGGACGCGAGGCCAGGGAGCGGGCACCGGTGTGGAGCCATGGCGCGAGGCCTAGCGCGTCCGTCGACACGGGGCCGGGCGTGGAGCTCGGCTCGGAGGGCACGGCCGCCGGCGTGGGGCCGAGCGCATTCGTCAGTGCGGGGAAGGGCGCAGAGCTCGACTCACAGGGCGCGGCTGCCGCCAGAGTCACAGGGCACGGCCGCCGTCGGAGCTCGACTCGCCGGCGTGAAGCCTGGGCACGGCCGTAGGCGCGGGGCAGGGCTTGGCCGCAGGACGCGGGGTGAGTGATGAGCACGAAACGACggaagaaggaaaaaaagaaagagaaaagggCATTAGggtctttttattctttttcctaTTAGATAAAGCTGTTTTAttaaataatttttttaaaacagTTTAGCTTCATTTAAAAAGCTACTTGTGAAgccattttgaaaaaaaaaaacagcttctTTACTGAGGTTGAGCCTGTGCCAAACATTCCCTGATGTCGTAGATTGATTATTCTATTTATATTTGTGTGTATCAGTGTATGTACTCGTGTTTGCGTAGGGAGACTGCACAGCTCTTGGCCGGTGACGGTGAGCCTGCAAAAGGTCAACGGCGACGAGCGCGACCTTTCTTTCCTCTGGTAGTGGTAGCGTGCGAGTACTACCTTGTTTGCTGAGGCCACAtttagtttcaaaaagtttttccaaaaaatGCTATAGTAGTTATCACATCGAATCATACGATACGTGCATTGAGCATTAaacgtagacgaaaaaaaaataattacacagtttggttgaaaattacgagacgaacgttttgagtctaattagcccatgattgaatactaattgctaaataaaaacgaaagtgctacgtagccaaattcccaaatttcacccaactaaatcAGGCCTAAATGAAACAGGAAAGGAACCGAGGAATCTAAGCGCGCGGAAACTTGCACAACACTCCGTCGTTCCTTGATCTATCAGATGTAGAAAGAAATCTCGCAAAAAGGGGATTTTTATATAAAGAGCGGTAATGGAGCACGAAAGGTACGGAGACGGTGTGTGTACATCCATCTCCGTAACAGGAAAACTGAAGTTGCCATCAGCTTGATGCTTCAGACAGTCCAGACTTCCGGGCGGTGGCCAAGGACTGAATGCAGCGTCAATTAATCTAGAACACCAGTCCTAGTTCAAACACATATATTTTTTTCAATCTCCAGCTAGAATTCTAGGTGCTAGCGCTTTGGGTACGTAGAAACCAATCAATGCGAGGTCTGTTTGTTGGTTCGATCAATAGGCTTTGTTTGCCTCTGGTGGCTTCAGCTTCAGTCAAGAACTAACCAACTTACTCTGTGTAAACCATTCTGCTCACCATCTCTCTTAACGTGCAGTATATAGTACTTGATGATGTTTACTCATCATACTTACTGGCGTATAAAGGCAAGATAAAGTGGCCAGCTTATCAATCAAGCAGA encodes:
- the LOC136474352 gene encoding putative GEM-like protein 8, which codes for MEGSATTAATEGHVVGIPVSTRAYGIEEPDFPAEETQTPDRGEFPSSFQYSSHSHDATSSTTPTTDRPTSNQHAASRKGDKIHGIKEHVTMGTKLSETVKGKLSLATKILQAGGVEKMFRQWFSVDKNEKLLRASQCYLSTTAGPIAGMLFVSTARVAFRSDRSLVVSTPRGDRAGRAPYKVTIPLWKVKCVRPSENKHRPEQKYVHLATNDGFEFWFMGFVSYNKSLHHLERAVAYAQQAQ
- the LOC136470374 gene encoding patatin-like protein 3, producing MAVRAADGLLASTALVRMEAVLQLRAGSPVERLVDFFDAAAGSTRGPFWPPCYSRAGGACAALTALAFLLRDTAPRAGNKNKEMCRGELVFVHPTNLLELLCPPEGLDGIVARTKGVWPPLFFSAGVEVASVADPLRWCRAVVSGGALGNPTTAAIAHMLNNRREFPTAATIVDFLIMSINTRTSPGSSASSTEETGMGTPCPQARIGSSTGLDVPSTDNGGGELLQQPLGALEQVPQPALLCSSSPPWAARDGVGGPWTSAPSPSFSASAC